The Helianthus annuus cultivar XRQ/B chromosome 11, HanXRQr2.0-SUNRISE, whole genome shotgun sequence region attaacaggtaatctcgtgtctacctgtttggtacacgatacctgttaaggccatacacgatacctgttaacttcgtgtaggttcgtgtcgtgtattcgtgtaaaattgccagccctagGTCCGGGTCATGCCTCCCACCACTTTTAGAGTTTATAAACACCACCACCGAACACTCAACCTCTCCGACCGACGACTTCTCACCATCACAGGCAACAATATCCTTTGAACTACTCTCAAATACTCCGGCATAGTTATTCTCATCTTCAAATCCTCTTTCGGAATACTTATTCCCGATAAAGAACACCGCTTCATCGAATCCACCCACGACCGCCATACCGCCATCATGTTCACCGTCCTCTCCGGTGCCCTGCGACTCCATCTTCACCTTTGTAGAAATACAAGTGGG contains the following coding sequences:
- the LOC110923566 gene encoding uncharacterized protein LOC110923566, whose translation is MESQGTGEDGEHDGGMAVVGGFDEAVFFIGNKYSERGFEDENNYAGVFESSSKDIVACDAIVARKSELGPDALLEPMTKRTHACRSCTRVWER